From Triticum urartu cultivar G1812 chromosome 2, Tu2.1, whole genome shotgun sequence, a single genomic window includes:
- the LOC125535902 gene encoding CTL-like protein DDB_G0274487, translating to MGAADNNAAPRHGQQPDGARGRAPAPEQREVKVVVVDGPAPAVSRLQAQRPVAPLQVTTQAPPPPMSVASGGEDPPPAAAYPPLMQQTPPQPLASLNSRVYTNQITLCLFLLQLAAAGLAVGFFVYRAVKDIVQDPRSRNARREQSLLRQWLPPVEGAVALSILLAFAWQKAVRAWPRAMVTVILWSAFGVTLAVGSLLMCFSMPATVGLGVALVVFSIGTGLYACWVTRRVGFTARVFEKAVQPVDKFRGLNGPAYLMVAAGFVWISVWCVAVIGAVNFRFPGLTILALVVSLAWTAEVMRNVANLTASRVIALYYLRGMQSSVQFSFQRALSYNLGSACLGSLFVPTIEALRILARGLNLLEGEDEFMFSCAHCCLNVMNAVFEFGNSWAFVHIAAYGRGFVQASRSTWRQFEGQPGMPALADADITSSVCFLTGVTSGALCVALAGSWTFVTHRHYTATVSLMAFYVGYLMTRIGMALPQACVGCYYVCYAENPRSRLFEDSPIGERLNKMKEDGEDAVGVAPTPRFPHQHVSAA from the exons ATGGGCGCCGCCGACAACAACGCC GCGCCGCGGCATGGGCAGCAGCCGGATGGGGCCCGAGGGCGGGCGCCGGCGCCGGAGCAGAGGGAGGTGAAGGTGGTGGTCGTGGACGGGCCGGCGCCGGCCGTGTCGAGGCTGCAGGCGCAGCGGCCCGTGGCGCCGCTGCAGGTGACCACGcaggcgccgccgccgcccatgTCGGTGGCCTCCGGCGGCGAGGACCCGCCGCCCGCGGCGGCCTACCCGCCGCTCATGCAGCAGACCCCACCACAG CCACTGGCGTCGTTGAACTCGCGCGTGTACACCAACCAGATCACGCTGTGCCTCTTCCTGCTGcagctggcggcggcggggctcgcCGTCGGCTTCTTCGTGTACCGGGCCGTCAAGGACATCGTGCAGGACCCGCGCTCCCGCAATGCGCGGCGCGAGCAGAGCCTGCTCCGCCAGTGGCTGCCCCCCGTGGAGGGCGCCGTGGCGCTCAGCATCCTACTGGCCTTCGCGTGGCAGAAGGCGGTGCGCGCGTGGCCGCGCGCCATGGTGACCGTCATCCTCTGGTCGGCCTTCGGCGTCACGCTCGCCGTCGGCTCCCTGCTCATGTGCTTCTCCATGCCGGCCACTGTGGGGCTCGGTGTGGCCTTGGTGGTCTTCTCCATCGGCACCGGGCTGTACGCGTGCTGGGTGACCCGTCGCGTCGGGTTCACGGCGCGGGTGTTCGAGAAGGCGGTGCAGCCCGTGGACAAGTTCCGGGGGCTCAACGGCCCGGCGTAcctcatggtggccgccgggttCGTGTGGATCTCCGTGTGGTGCGTGGCGGTCATCGGCGCCGTCAACTTCCGGTTCCCTGGCCTCACCATCCTGGCGCTGGTGGTGAGCCTGGCGTGGACCGCCGAGGTGATGCGCAACGTGGCGAACCTGACGGCCAGCCGGGTGATCGCGCTCTACTACCTCCGCGGCATGCAGTCCAGCGTGCAGTTCAGCTTCCAGCGCGCGCTGTCGTACAACCTCGGCAGCGCCTGCCTCGGCTCGCTCTTCGTGCCCACCATCGAGGCGCTCCGCATCCTCGCCCGCGGGCTCAACCTGCTGGAGGGCGAGGACGAGTTCATGTTCTCCTGCGCGCACTGCTGCCTCAACGTCATGAACGCCGTCTTCGAGTTCGGCAACAGCTGGGCATTCGTCCAT ATCGCGGCATACGGGAGGGGGTTCGTGCAGGCGTCTCGGAGCACGTGGAGGCAGTTCGAGGGGCAGCCGGGGATGCCGGCGCTGGCGGACGCGGACATCACGAGCTCGGTGTGCTTCCTGACGGGGGTGACGAGCGGCGCCCTGTGCGTGGCGCTGGCGGGGTCATGGACGTTCGTGACGCACAGGCACTACACGGCCACGGTGTCGCTCATGGCGTTCTACGTGGGGTACCTGATGACCCGGATCGGCATGGCGCTGCCGCAGGCGTGCGTGGGCTGCTACTACGTGTGCTACGCCGAGAACCCCCGCTCCCGGCTCTTCGAGGACAGCCCCATAGGGGAGCGGCTGAACAAGATGAAGGAGGACGGGGAGGACGCGGTCGGGGTCGCGCCCACCCCGCGGTTCCCGCACCAGCACGTCAGCGCCGCCTGa